CAAAAACCCCACTGAAGGGAAGGCAATCTGAGAGACACTCACTGAGTTCCTTGTAACACCGACAATAGTTGAAAACCACATAAGCTGCCAGCACCATAGAAATTCCAGCAACGCTCCCTTTCTTCACATTGACATACTTGTTGTAATACCGGTAGTAACCTGCAAACAGgagaggagggcactttttgctTTGCTGTGAATGAGGCACACACTGCAAAGTGGAAGCTGGCTTAAATTCAGGGATCCAGTCCTGCTGTGGCTCTTGAAGCCACTCACCCCCTAAGTTCACCGGCTGATAAAGGGAAGAGCACAAGTGCCCCATGGGTTTTGCCCCAGGAGCCCAGGACAAGACCCCACTAGGCAAGCCCACCTTGATTCTGCCCCTGTGCTCTCTGGCTCAGCCTGTTAGCCTTTGATCCTACCTCACCCTCACCTCCAGCCCTATGCGACCTTCTTACCCTAATTCTGACCCAAAATCCAACCCCAGTAAGGGCCACTTAGCTGTGGCCAGGTGGGTCAGCCTATCAGGGAAGAGGAAGGCTTTGTGCGATCATCTCTTTCCTGGGTACCCCCACCAGTGAGGAAAGTTTCTGCCCTCTGGGCTCATGGGTTAGttgacaaaaaagaatgaagtcatcCTAGAAGGCCCTATTTTACAACTGTGAGGGAAGCTGTGAAGGAGCAGTACAGGGAGCTGTGGGCATGAACAGGCCACATTCACTCAGGCTAAGGAGTCAGGGACTGTCATAAACTAAGtatggggaaaaggcagagtaTTCTAATCTGGGTTCAGGAAAGGCCTCAGGGCAGAAGGAAACATGGCACACAAGAGCCAGCTTACAGGGTGGccagaactggaaagaaaaatggaaggaaggtttccccaccccacccccaccacacacacacccaggaagCTGGAGACCACACAGGTCCCCGTGGGGTGATGTGGGTGTCTAATTCTTGGAATGAGGACACTGGTTCCACAGGACTGATTCTGATCATGCACAGCCCGGAAGCATAGATGATTTCAAACATTTGTCCTGGAAGTTTGTTGCCTGGCAGAGATACGAGCATTACATTACAGACCGATGGCTACCATTTCCTCTTTAAGGAAAATCTTCAAACTCAATTTCCTCTTTAAGGAAAATCTTACGATGTAAAAATGCTCACAGACATATTTAAGACAAAGGCAGTGGTACTGATTCCAAGCAGcagaaaacattttcttggcTGAAATCTCTTAGAGCCAGACTCTGATAGGACCAGTCACGGAGATCCAGGGGCTAACCACTcatctctgtcctcctctccatAACTTATCAGGCTGAGCTCAGGGCAAAAAGAGACCTGggcatttgcttttgtttacacATGTCCATAGGCTCTGACCTCTTTGAAATGCGCCAGCAATGCCTCTAGGGGTGAAATCTCGCATCAGTATCCAGCCTGGAAGCTCTCCTAGCTTCACATCCATGAGCTTCTTCTCTTTCACTGGTACTAAAAAGGAAGAGTAGAAAGACACACTGAAAAATCTCCAGTGAGACAAACAGCATCCTTCTATGTCACTTATTTCAACCATTCAATAAGATCACTACAGAGAGGCTGCACACAGGTAATATTATGAGTAAATATATTATACCATATTCATTTTAAGTCAGAGTCTGTATAAAGCGACAGCTGTATTAATGAACAAGATTCTGAAGAACAGTAACTATGTAAAAACAACCTATGGGCCATGAGGAAGAAAGTAAAGTGGAGGACCAAAAAACTGTTGCAAAACTAATATTTACATGTATCAGCTCACTGAATCTTCACAGCAGGTGGCTGATGC
This sequence is a window from Prionailurus viverrinus isolate Anna chromosome E3, UM_Priviv_1.0, whole genome shotgun sequence. Protein-coding genes within it:
- the ATP5MF gene encoding ATP synthase subunit f, mitochondrial, coding for MASPVPVKEKKLMDVKLGELPGWILMRDFTPRGIAGAFQRGYYRYYNKYVNVKKGSVAGISMVLAAYVVFNYCRCYKELKHERLRKYH